A genomic window from Alkalihalobacillus sp. AL-G includes:
- the gltB gene encoding glutamate synthase large subunit codes for MNRTGFPCKQGLYDPANEKDACGIGFVAQIDGIESHQIVTDALSMLCRLEHRGGQGIDPDSGDGAGIMLKIPDRFFRKIWSEKLPKSGDYAVGMVFLPQDAHERTRAEKIIEQVIIQEHHELIGWRAVPVQKEAVSSTALRTMPFIRQFFVRKPKWIESDIAFTRSLYLIRKRIEKQIEQLDWQEQHPFYIASLSKDVIVYKGMLSSYQLDRFYEDLPQPDFRSTFAMVHSRYSTNTFPSWERAHPNRMIMHNGEINTITGNVNWMKAREKSAESDVFGNRHHDLLPVISDSGSDSGMLDQAFEYLAMNGRSLTHTAAMMVPEAWDLNDQMTDPERACLEFLSCKMEPWDGPTALAYTDGNQIGALIDRNGLRPARFYLTDQNTIIFSSEVGVLDVEPKRVVQKGRLAPGEMILVDLETNEIILNPELKRSIATAYPYRKWLEQTLITLKNSEQDHQQESVTEEELLTYQLANGYTTEEVMKNILPMVKENKDPIGSMGNDTPLAVLSRQPQLLFNYFKQLFAQVTNPPIDAIREQGFTSTKTYLGPEGNVLQDNLEDSQRIQLSTPILKKHEFDQLFSGGGPGFKSARFSSLYEVDQDPATLQKSVFRLFEKIEQRVRNGVSLVILSDRDLDIRHAQIPSLLVVSGLHHHLVKVGLRTKASIIIETAEARDVHQFSALIGYGVDAIYPYVAYRTIEKLIDDEHLETINYNESISQFIEAATTGIVKVMSKMGISTIQSYRGAQTFEAIGISHQVIDSFFPGTASKLGGVDLTTIAEETEKRHQHAFSGSSSLESGGAMQWRHDGEHHAFNPKTIHTLQHACRTNDYGLYKQFSELASNETVTFLRDLLEIDRNDTAISIEEVESVESIWKRFKTGAMSYGSLSQEAHEILAIAMNQIGGKSNSGEGGEHPTRFTPDENGDNRRSAIKQVASGRFGVTSHYLVNADELQIKMAQGAKPGEGGHLPGKKVHPWIAEVRKSTPGVGLISPPPHHDIYSIEDLSQLIYDLKAANPKARISVKLVAKSGVGTIAAGVAKGNADVILISGYEGGTGASPKTSIRHAGLPWEIGLAEAHQTLILNGLRDSVVLETDGKLMTGKDVVKAALLGAEEFGFSTAPLVVLGCIMMRACHLDTCPVGIATQNPELRKKFMGKPEHVVNYMRFIAEEIRELMAQLGFRTMEEMIGRTEKLTVSPKMDEHPKARMLDLTPLLYTPEPFIAYKDNQNNDDRCNHLDEQVLIPNLRRALSHRERVTFDALIKNTDRAVGTRLGYEVTSRFGSDGLPDDTIHLTFKGSAGQSFGAFVPKGITLNLRGDGNDYVGKGLSGGRIIVSPRIKPTVRQMQEILIGNVALFGATSGQAFINGAAGERFAVRNSGADAVVEGVGDNGCEYMTGGRVIILGSVGKNFAAGMSGGISYIWSKSSDSVIANCNKELVQFEELANYKEIKEVKKMIQLHYMNTGSIRARYILQNWRESVAHFIKVIPIEYKRMQKQNDEQNDPEEQDLLTLS; via the coding sequence ATGAATCGAACGGGATTTCCATGCAAACAAGGACTCTATGACCCTGCTAATGAAAAAGATGCTTGTGGTATCGGTTTTGTCGCACAAATTGATGGCATCGAATCACACCAAATTGTTACAGATGCACTGAGCATGCTATGTCGTCTCGAGCATCGAGGTGGTCAAGGTATTGACCCGGATTCAGGTGATGGGGCAGGCATCATGCTGAAAATACCCGATCGTTTTTTTCGGAAAATATGGTCTGAAAAATTACCAAAGAGCGGAGATTATGCAGTCGGAATGGTGTTCCTTCCACAGGATGCACATGAACGAACTCGTGCAGAAAAAATAATCGAACAAGTCATTATCCAAGAACACCATGAATTGATCGGATGGAGAGCGGTACCAGTTCAAAAGGAAGCTGTATCATCAACAGCATTGCGAACGATGCCGTTCATCCGTCAATTTTTTGTTAGAAAGCCAAAGTGGATCGAATCTGACATTGCGTTTACTCGTTCACTTTATTTAATCCGAAAACGAATTGAAAAACAGATTGAACAACTAGATTGGCAGGAACAACATCCTTTTTACATCGCGAGTCTTTCCAAAGATGTCATTGTGTATAAAGGAATGTTATCGTCTTATCAATTAGATCGTTTCTATGAAGACCTGCCACAGCCAGACTTTAGGAGTACCTTTGCAATGGTACATTCACGTTACAGCACAAACACATTCCCATCCTGGGAACGAGCACATCCGAACCGAATGATTATGCACAACGGAGAAATCAATACGATCACTGGAAACGTAAATTGGATGAAAGCTCGAGAAAAATCAGCCGAATCTGATGTATTTGGTAATCGACATCATGATCTATTGCCTGTGATTTCTGATTCTGGCAGTGACTCCGGTATGCTCGATCAGGCTTTTGAATATTTGGCTATGAATGGAAGGTCGCTCACGCACACTGCAGCAATGATGGTTCCTGAAGCTTGGGATTTAAATGATCAGATGACAGACCCAGAACGAGCATGCCTTGAATTCCTAAGTTGTAAAATGGAACCATGGGACGGACCGACAGCACTGGCATACACAGATGGAAACCAAATCGGTGCGTTGATTGACCGGAACGGATTGCGTCCTGCACGTTTTTATTTAACGGATCAGAACACGATCATTTTTTCTTCAGAAGTGGGGGTGCTCGATGTTGAACCAAAGCGAGTTGTTCAAAAGGGGCGACTAGCACCGGGGGAAATGATATTGGTTGATTTAGAAACGAATGAAATTATCCTGAACCCTGAACTGAAAAGGTCAATTGCAACAGCTTACCCGTATCGAAAATGGCTGGAACAAACATTGATCACCTTAAAGAATTCAGAACAGGACCACCAACAAGAATCCGTGACAGAGGAAGAACTCTTAACTTATCAGCTTGCTAATGGCTATACAACAGAAGAAGTCATGAAAAATATCCTGCCGATGGTAAAAGAAAACAAAGATCCGATTGGTTCAATGGGGAATGATACTCCACTCGCTGTGTTATCAAGACAACCGCAGCTATTATTCAACTATTTCAAACAGCTGTTTGCCCAAGTGACCAATCCACCGATTGATGCGATCCGGGAACAGGGCTTCACCTCAACGAAGACGTACTTAGGTCCAGAAGGGAATGTACTTCAGGATAACCTTGAGGATTCCCAAAGAATCCAGCTATCCACTCCAATCCTGAAAAAACATGAGTTTGACCAATTGTTTAGTGGTGGCGGACCAGGGTTTAAGTCCGCCCGTTTTTCTAGTTTATATGAAGTTGATCAGGATCCAGCCACTCTGCAAAAATCCGTATTCCGATTATTTGAAAAGATTGAACAAAGGGTACGTAACGGTGTCAGCTTAGTAATACTATCTGATCGGGATTTGGATATAAGGCATGCACAAATACCATCACTCCTTGTCGTAAGTGGCCTGCATCATCATCTCGTCAAAGTCGGCCTTCGCACAAAGGCAAGCATCATAATTGAAACGGCCGAAGCGCGTGATGTTCATCAATTTTCTGCATTAATCGGCTATGGGGTTGATGCGATTTACCCTTATGTTGCTTATCGAACGATTGAAAAGCTTATCGACGACGAGCATTTAGAAACCATCAATTACAACGAATCCATCAGTCAATTCATTGAAGCAGCTACTACCGGTATTGTAAAAGTGATGTCTAAGATGGGTATTTCTACTATTCAAAGCTATCGTGGTGCTCAAACCTTCGAAGCAATTGGAATCAGTCACCAGGTGATTGATTCGTTCTTCCCTGGTACAGCTTCAAAACTCGGAGGCGTTGATTTAACAACGATTGCTGAGGAAACGGAGAAACGTCATCAGCATGCCTTTAGTGGAAGCAGTTCTTTAGAATCCGGAGGAGCAATGCAGTGGCGACATGACGGAGAGCATCATGCTTTCAATCCTAAAACGATTCATACGCTGCAGCACGCTTGCAGAACGAATGACTATGGGCTTTATAAACAATTTTCTGAGCTCGCTTCAAATGAGACGGTTACATTTTTACGAGATCTACTTGAAATCGATCGGAATGATACTGCGATATCGATTGAAGAGGTAGAGTCTGTTGAGTCCATCTGGAAAAGATTTAAAACAGGGGCGATGTCTTACGGATCATTGAGCCAGGAAGCCCATGAGATCCTAGCCATCGCCATGAATCAGATTGGTGGAAAAAGCAACAGTGGTGAGGGTGGAGAACACCCGACTCGTTTTACCCCTGATGAAAATGGGGACAATCGCCGCAGTGCAATCAAGCAAGTTGCCTCAGGTCGTTTTGGGGTAACGAGTCATTACCTAGTAAATGCGGATGAGTTACAAATAAAAATGGCACAAGGTGCAAAACCAGGAGAAGGCGGGCATCTTCCTGGTAAAAAAGTTCACCCTTGGATTGCAGAGGTTAGAAAGTCTACGCCTGGGGTTGGTCTAATTTCACCACCGCCACATCACGATATCTATTCCATCGAGGATCTTTCGCAATTGATCTATGATTTGAAAGCTGCTAATCCAAAGGCTCGAATCAGTGTAAAGCTCGTAGCAAAGTCTGGAGTTGGAACGATCGCTGCTGGAGTTGCGAAGGGGAACGCGGACGTCATTTTAATCAGTGGTTACGAAGGCGGTACCGGAGCATCCCCTAAAACGAGTATACGTCATGCCGGACTTCCATGGGAAATCGGTTTAGCTGAAGCGCATCAGACGCTTATTCTAAATGGATTGCGTGACTCTGTCGTGTTGGAAACCGATGGGAAATTGATGACAGGTAAAGACGTTGTAAAGGCAGCCTTATTAGGGGCTGAAGAGTTTGGTTTTTCGACAGCTCCACTAGTTGTTCTTGGTTGTATTATGATGCGTGCATGTCACCTCGATACGTGTCCAGTCGGGATTGCTACTCAAAACCCTGAGCTTAGAAAAAAATTCATGGGAAAACCCGAGCATGTCGTCAACTATATGCGATTTATCGCCGAAGAAATTCGTGAACTGATGGCTCAATTGGGCTTCCGAACAATGGAGGAAATGATCGGAAGAACTGAAAAGTTAACGGTGAGTCCAAAAATGGATGAGCATCCAAAGGCGCGTATGTTGGATCTAACCCCTTTACTCTACACACCAGAGCCATTCATAGCCTATAAAGATAATCAGAATAACGACGATCGATGTAACCATCTTGATGAACAAGTGTTAATTCCTAACTTAAGACGAGCGCTTTCGCATCGAGAACGTGTCACATTTGATGCGTTAATAAAAAATACCGATCGCGCTGTAGGAACGAGATTAGGGTATGAAGTGACAAGCCGTTTCGGCTCAGACGGATTACCTGATGATACAATTCATCTCACCTTTAAAGGTTCCGCAGGTCAAAGTTTTGGTGCTTTTGTGCCGAAAGGAATTACTTTGAATTTAAGAGGTGATGGCAACGATTATGTCGGTAAAGGATTATCAGGTGGAAGGATTATCGTATCACCGCGTATTAAACCGACTGTTCGTCAAATGCAGGAGATCCTTATCGGTAATGTAGCCTTGTTCGGCGCAACATCAGGCCAGGCATTTATAAATGGGGCAGCTGGAGAGCGTTTTGCAGTCCGTAACAGTGGAGCTGACGCTGTTGTCGAAGGTGTAGGGGACAATGGTTGTGAATACATGACAGGCGGACGTGTCATCATTCTCGGTTCTGTTGGAAAGAATTTTGCAGCTGGAATGTCCGGAGGTATTTCCTATATTTGGTCGAAGAGTTCCGATTCTGTGATCGCAAATTGTAATAAAGAATTGGTCCAGTTTGAAGAGTTAGCCAATTACAAGGAAATTAAAGAAGTGAAAAAGATGATACAGCTGCATTACATGAATACAGGCAGTATCCGTGCAAGGTATATCTTGCAAAACTGGCGTGAATCAGTTGCTCATTTCATTAAAGTCATTCCAATTGAATACAAACGAATGCAGAAACAAAACGATGAGCAAAATGACCCGGAAGAACAAGACTTACTCACATTATCCTAA
- a CDS encoding glutamate synthase subunit beta, whose translation MGELTGFMKYPRKDIGKRNPSTRINDWNEYTKRPTDRELKRQSSRCMDCGTPFCHTGAEWGRSTVGCPINNLIPEWNELVSDGKWKQALDRLEETNNFPEFTGRVCPAPCEGSCTLGLHSEAVTIKSIENEIIERGFENNWINPSLPQKRSGKRVAIVGSGPAGLTAADELNKKGHSVTIFERDDRPGGLLMYGIPNMKLEKEVIERRIQLLKEEGIQFVLNTEIGKDITRGQLQTEYDAVILCVGAQKPRDLPISNRDGKGIHFAMDFLVHSTKQMLDDHPLDYTFDAKGKDVIVIGGGDTGADCVATALRQTCNSVVQFGKHPSLPESREQSNPWPLPPLTFSLEYAYEEAVQTQGADPRKYEILTKEFETDSNGQVIALNTVEIKKRINQEGELVTTEIPGTEKRWPAQLVLIAIGFTGPERLTVDHFHIKETSSGTIWTEDNTYMTSNEGVFAAGDARKGQSLVVWAIREGREVAKVCHDYLAFSTQTASFG comes from the coding sequence ATGGGGGAACTTACAGGGTTTATGAAGTACCCGCGAAAAGACATCGGAAAACGAAATCCTTCAACACGGATCAACGATTGGAATGAATACACAAAACGACCGACAGACCGGGAACTTAAGCGGCAAAGTTCAAGATGCATGGACTGCGGCACACCGTTTTGCCACACAGGTGCAGAATGGGGGCGATCCACTGTCGGTTGCCCGATCAATAACTTGATACCCGAATGGAACGAGCTTGTAAGTGACGGGAAATGGAAACAAGCACTCGATCGTTTAGAGGAAACGAATAATTTCCCGGAATTTACAGGAAGGGTATGCCCTGCACCTTGCGAAGGCTCCTGCACGCTCGGACTTCATAGCGAAGCGGTGACCATTAAATCGATTGAAAATGAAATCATCGAACGTGGATTTGAGAACAATTGGATCAACCCATCCCTTCCACAAAAAAGGAGCGGGAAAAGAGTAGCAATCGTCGGGTCTGGCCCCGCTGGATTGACCGCTGCAGATGAGCTAAACAAGAAGGGACATTCCGTTACCATTTTTGAGAGGGATGATCGACCAGGTGGTTTGTTAATGTACGGAATCCCGAACATGAAGCTTGAAAAAGAAGTGATTGAACGTAGAATCCAGCTGTTGAAGGAAGAAGGGATCCAATTCGTACTCAACACGGAGATCGGAAAAGATATTACCCGCGGACAATTACAAACAGAATACGATGCGGTCATACTCTGTGTCGGTGCACAAAAGCCGAGAGACTTACCGATTTCGAATCGTGATGGAAAGGGCATCCATTTTGCAATGGACTTCCTTGTCCATTCAACGAAACAAATGCTCGATGATCATCCATTGGACTATACGTTCGACGCAAAAGGAAAAGACGTTATAGTAATTGGAGGGGGAGATACTGGGGCTGACTGCGTGGCTACTGCCTTGAGGCAAACATGCAATAGCGTTGTCCAATTCGGAAAACACCCATCATTGCCTGAAAGCCGTGAACAGAGCAACCCTTGGCCGTTGCCGCCCTTAACGTTTTCATTGGAATATGCTTACGAGGAAGCGGTTCAAACCCAAGGTGCTGACCCACGTAAATATGAAATTTTAACAAAAGAATTTGAAACTGATTCTAACGGACAGGTTATTGCCCTGAATACCGTTGAAATCAAAAAAAGAATAAATCAAGAGGGTGAACTTGTCACTACTGAAATACCTGGGACAGAAAAGAGGTGGCCGGCCCAACTCGTCCTCATCGCAATCGGTTTTACAGGTCCAGAAAGGCTGACGGTTGATCATTTCCACATAAAAGAAACGAGCAGCGGAACGATATGGACAGAGGATAATACGTATATGACGAGCAATGAAGGTGTATTCGCAGCTGGGGATGCACGTAAAGGGCAAAGTTTGGTCGTTTGGGCCATTCGCGAAGGCCGGGAAGTTGCAAAGGTCTGTCATGATTATTTGGCTTTCTCGACACAAACTGCTTCATTTGGATAA
- a CDS encoding S8 family peptidase — MSDIHLFPIEVSTTNTKHNEIPKGINMIEAPRMWDIGYKGRGVVVAVLDTGCEYNHPDLQGQVIDGRNFTSDYNGNPEIFLDNHYHGTHVSGTIAAGLNGFGVAGVAPEASLLILKVIRGNGTSTYESLIEGIEYAIDWRGRDGEQVRVISLSLGGGINDPRLHSAIKRAVAQGILVVCSAGNLGDGKRYTFKKTYPAYYPEVVCVGAVSEDKKPADFTNTNDEIDLVAPGVNIVSTYTNNKYAELSGTSMATPHVSGAAALLIEGYESKLKRTLSEAEIYRLLMNNTEKLGFNRKSVGAGLLNISKGITKKRT, encoded by the coding sequence ATGTCAGACATACATCTATTTCCAATCGAGGTAAGCACAACAAATACAAAACATAACGAAATCCCTAAAGGTATAAATATGATTGAGGCTCCACGAATGTGGGACATTGGATACAAAGGTAGAGGTGTAGTGGTAGCAGTATTAGATACAGGCTGTGAATATAACCATCCTGACTTGCAAGGTCAAGTGATTGATGGGAGAAATTTCACTTCTGATTACAATGGAAACCCAGAAATATTTTTGGATAATCATTATCACGGGACGCATGTTTCAGGTACGATCGCTGCAGGTTTAAATGGTTTCGGCGTTGCTGGAGTGGCACCCGAGGCAAGCTTGCTTATCCTTAAGGTAATCAGGGGAAATGGAACGAGTACGTATGAAAGCCTAATCGAAGGGATCGAATATGCAATTGATTGGAGGGGACGGGATGGGGAGCAGGTGCGCGTCATTTCACTCTCACTAGGTGGAGGCATAAATGACCCACGATTACATTCTGCTATCAAGCGAGCAGTAGCACAGGGCATCCTTGTTGTTTGTTCCGCGGGCAATTTAGGGGATGGAAAAAGATATACGTTTAAAAAAACATACCCTGCCTATTATCCTGAGGTTGTTTGTGTCGGTGCGGTGTCAGAAGATAAGAAACCAGCAGATTTTACGAATACAAACGATGAAATTGATTTAGTTGCACCTGGTGTGAACATTGTTTCAACATACACAAATAACAAATATGCAGAACTATCAGGCACATCAATGGCTACACCACACGTTTCGGGAGCTGCTGCATTACTGATTGAAGGCTATGAATCTAAATTGAAACGAACTCTGTCCGAAGCTGAAATTTATCGACTCCTCATGAATAATACGGAGAAATTAGGCTTTAACCGAAAGTCCGTGGGTGCGGGGCTTTTAAATATATCAAAGGGCATCACAAAGAAACGGACCTAA
- a CDS encoding chemotaxis protein: MAQSIAVAVIHGAGIQKEDFAEILIENLQKHIQTRMRRSGLPFTSKEFVFQPVHWGVVFNDKERELWEDVQKGGPLNFTRLRKFFIEFLGDAIAYQPTMRRHQNYERVHEVYSHALKELSQKAGKDAPLTIIGHSLGTVITSNFFYDLQERPQQTDYLTEMLENASSIEKGETFAQFISLGSPLALWSLRYASFDRPIQVPAPQFNTIYPTGKGSWINLYDRDDILGYPLRTLSKAYEQAVEEDREMNVGNLLKNWNPASHFEYVKDKDILDLITEKLIRLWLSVNDSNPEF, translated from the coding sequence ATGGCTCAATCAATTGCTGTTGCCGTCATTCATGGAGCTGGAATTCAAAAAGAGGACTTTGCAGAGATTTTAATCGAGAACTTACAAAAGCATATACAAACTCGTATGCGGAGAAGCGGGCTTCCATTTACCAGCAAAGAGTTTGTGTTTCAACCTGTTCATTGGGGAGTCGTATTCAATGATAAAGAACGGGAGCTTTGGGAAGATGTCCAGAAAGGCGGCCCCTTAAATTTTACTAGGTTACGAAAGTTTTTCATTGAATTTCTCGGCGATGCGATCGCTTACCAACCTACGATGCGTCGCCATCAAAATTATGAACGGGTTCATGAGGTATATAGCCACGCTTTGAAGGAATTGAGTCAAAAAGCAGGGAAGGATGCCCCTCTAACAATCATTGGTCATAGTCTGGGTACTGTCATAACGAGTAACTTTTTCTATGATTTACAAGAACGACCACAACAAACCGATTACTTAACGGAGATGCTTGAAAATGCTTCGTCTATTGAAAAAGGGGAAACCTTTGCTCAATTCATATCACTAGGATCACCGTTAGCTCTATGGAGTTTACGTTACGCTAGCTTTGATCGACCAATCCAAGTGCCCGCCCCTCAGTTCAATACCATCTATCCGACAGGAAAGGGGTCATGGATCAACCTATACGACCGAGATGACATTCTAGGTTATCCGTTACGAACCTTAAGTAAGGCATACGAGCAAGCGGTAGAGGAAGACCGGGAAATGAATGTAGGCAACCTGTTGAAGAACTGGAATCCTGCGTCTCATTTTGAATATGTAAAGGACAAAGATATACTCGATTTAATCACTGAAAAGTTAATCCGACTCTGGTTATCTGTGAATGATTCAAATCCTGAATTTTAG
- a CDS encoding aldo/keto reductase translates to MVTPIKGTTTLHNGLKMPWLGFGVFKVEEGNEVIQSVKWALEAGYRSIDTAAIYRNEEGVGRAIRESGISREDLFITTKVWNKAQGFESTLGAFEKSMNKLGLDYLDLYLIHWPVEGKFKETWKAMEKLYKEGRVKAIGVSNFQVHHLKDLIEDAEIKPMVNQVEFHPHLTQQELRTFCREQNIQMEAWSPLMHGKLLDHPALKEISNKYGKSPAQVILRWDLQHGIVTIPKSVNEHRIHENANLFDFKLTEEEMSRIDGLNRNERFGPDPDNFDF, encoded by the coding sequence ATGGTTACACCGATTAAGGGTACGACAACTTTACATAATGGACTGAAAATGCCTTGGCTAGGCTTTGGTGTATTTAAAGTTGAAGAAGGAAATGAGGTCATTCAATCTGTAAAATGGGCACTTGAGGCTGGTTACAGGAGTATTGATACTGCTGCTATTTACCGCAATGAAGAAGGGGTCGGCCGAGCGATCCGCGAATCGGGAATTTCTCGTGAGGATTTATTCATTACGACAAAAGTATGGAATAAGGCTCAAGGATTTGAATCTACATTAGGAGCCTTTGAAAAGAGCATGAATAAGCTCGGCTTGGATTATCTTGATTTGTATTTAATCCATTGGCCAGTTGAAGGGAAGTTCAAAGAAACGTGGAAAGCAATGGAGAAGTTGTACAAGGAAGGGCGAGTGAAGGCAATCGGTGTAAGCAACTTTCAAGTCCATCATCTAAAGGATTTAATAGAAGATGCTGAAATTAAACCGATGGTCAATCAAGTCGAATTCCATCCGCACCTTACACAGCAAGAGCTCCGAACGTTCTGCCGTGAACAAAATATCCAGATGGAAGCATGGTCACCATTAATGCATGGGAAGCTGCTTGATCATCCTGCTTTGAAAGAAATCAGCAACAAATACGGTAAATCACCAGCACAGGTCATTTTACGGTGGGATCTTCAACACGGGATCGTAACAATTCCGAAGTCAGTGAACGAACATCGGATACATGAAAACGCAAATCTGTTTGATTTTAAACTAACTGAAGAAGAAATGTCCCGGATTGATGGACTGAATCGAAATGAACGGTTTGGTCCAGATCCAGATAATTTCGACTTCTAA
- a CDS encoding ABC transporter ATP-binding protein produces the protein MKAIEMQNLTKYYGKHRAVTDLNLTVQEGEVYGFIGPNGAGKSTTIRMLLNFIFPTKGYAKIFGKDIITESMAIKKDVGYLPSEVHYYDNMKVKELLNYSAGFYKKKASNTRIKELSDRLELDLSKKFEDLSFGNRKKVGIVQALLHEPRLLIMDEPTGGLDPLMQHTFFDLLLEEKEKGVTIFFSSHILSEVQKMCDRVAIIKEGELIANDTIENLTKNQFKNVTILLAEEQTIDLTLEGIIRQEQLGQTLKLLYRGDVHALVHEISQHTYRDLLIEEPSLDEIFMHFYENEKNGGAENDI, from the coding sequence ATGAAAGCAATCGAAATGCAAAACCTCACGAAGTACTACGGAAAACACCGTGCAGTAACCGATTTGAATTTAACCGTACAAGAAGGTGAAGTTTATGGATTCATCGGACCGAATGGTGCAGGCAAAAGTACGACCATTCGCATGTTACTGAATTTTATTTTCCCGACGAAAGGCTATGCGAAAATCTTTGGCAAGGACATCATTACTGAATCGATGGCAATAAAAAAAGATGTTGGTTACTTGCCCTCTGAAGTACATTACTATGACAATATGAAAGTAAAAGAACTACTTAATTATTCCGCTGGTTTTTATAAAAAGAAGGCTTCTAATACGCGGATTAAGGAGCTCTCAGATCGATTAGAGCTAGACCTTTCTAAGAAATTCGAGGATTTATCATTTGGGAACCGGAAGAAAGTAGGAATCGTTCAAGCATTGTTACATGAACCCCGTTTACTAATCATGGATGAGCCGACCGGGGGACTCGATCCACTAATGCAGCATACGTTTTTTGATTTGCTACTCGAAGAAAAAGAGAAGGGGGTTACAATTTTCTTTTCCTCCCATATCTTGAGCGAAGTTCAAAAGATGTGTGATCGGGTTGCGATTATTAAAGAGGGTGAATTGATTGCTAACGATACAATCGAGAACCTAACGAAAAATCAATTCAAAAATGTAACGATATTATTAGCAGAAGAACAAACAATCGATCTCACTCTCGAGGGCATCATTCGTCAAGAACAACTGGGGCAAACATTGAAGCTGTTATATCGAGGTGATGTGCATGCATTGGTTCATGAAATCAGCCAGCACACGTATCGCGACCTTTTGATCGAAGAACCTTCTTTGGATGAAATTTTCATGCACTTTTATGAAAACGAAAAGAATGGAGGAGCAGAGAATGATATTTAA
- a CDS encoding ABC transporter permease subunit, protein MIFKQEFKWNLRSLIIWSIIIGGLTFLMMQIYPDFAKQQEGMKALLEAYPEGIKKAFGMDKVSMGTVLGFYAIEGYMLITLIGSIYVVLLAGNMLAKEESEKTIEFLLSKPITRTSMITQKLLVVVLNVVLFNLIVSLINLSAFLIVDDGSFEFNQYLLISIAPVLLHLTFAAIAFLLSSVLKKGRQILSVTVGLVFITYFLQIISSVTDSLENLKFVSPFSYVDAADIILDESLDGLYIFIMVAVMLISTVLTFMYYRKKDIAV, encoded by the coding sequence ATGATATTTAAACAAGAATTCAAGTGGAACCTTCGTTCACTGATTATCTGGTCAATCATAATCGGGGGTCTGACTTTCTTAATGATGCAAATATATCCTGATTTCGCAAAACAGCAAGAAGGTATGAAGGCGTTGTTGGAGGCGTATCCTGAAGGAATAAAAAAAGCATTCGGTATGGATAAAGTCAGCATGGGAACGGTTCTTGGGTTTTATGCAATTGAAGGTTACATGCTAATTACCCTGATCGGCAGCATTTACGTTGTCTTGCTTGCAGGAAATATGCTCGCAAAAGAGGAAAGCGAGAAGACGATAGAGTTTCTACTGTCAAAACCGATCACCAGAACGTCTATGATTACTCAGAAGCTTCTTGTTGTAGTTTTGAACGTAGTATTATTCAACCTGATCGTTTCGCTGATTAACCTTAGTGCGTTCTTGATCGTCGATGATGGATCGTTTGAGTTTAATCAGTATTTACTCATCTCAATCGCACCAGTATTGTTACATCTGACATTCGCAGCTATCGCCTTTTTGCTATCCAGTGTTCTTAAAAAAGGGCGACAAATACTTTCTGTAACGGTCGGACTCGTGTTCATCACGTACTTTTTGCAGATTATTTCAAGTGTTACTGATTCTTTGGAGAACTTGAAATTCGTTAGTCCATTTTCTTATGTAGATGCTGCTGACATTATTCTTGATGAATCGCTAGATGGATTGTATATTTTCATTATGGTTGCGGTTATGCTGATTAGTACAGTGCTTACGTTTATGTACTATCGTAAAAAGGATATCGCAGTGTGA